Proteins co-encoded in one Chloroflexota bacterium genomic window:
- a CDS encoding helix-turn-helix transcriptional regulator has protein sequence MPYRNEDRCEVVVIHKDRVQAAEAQMVDGLTATRLAETFKALSDPARVRIISALAVGELCVCDIAAAVGASQSAVSHQLRLLRQLRLLKRRKEGRMAYYSLDDAHVEILFRQGLDHVAHG, from the coding sequence ATCCATAAAGATAGAGTGCAGGCTGCCGAAGCACAGATGGTGGATGGCCTCACTGCAACCAGACTGGCCGAGACGTTCAAAGCGCTGAGCGATCCGGCGCGCGTGCGTATTATCTCCGCCCTCGCGGTTGGGGAACTCTGCGTGTGCGACATTGCCGCGGCAGTGGGCGCCAGCCAGTCGGCAGTATCACATCAGTTGCGCCTTTTGCGCCAGTTGCGCCTGCTAAAACGCCGGAAGGAGGGGCGCATGGCCTATTATTCGCTGGACGACGCGCACGTGGAGATACTTTTCCGCCAAGGATTGGATCATGTGGCCCATGGCTAA